In Caldicellulosiruptor morganii, the following proteins share a genomic window:
- the gyrB gene encoding DNA topoisomerase (ATP-hydrolyzing) subunit B — MEGDTKLDNTKNSNQEYTASEIQVLEGLEAVRKRPGMYIGSTSQRGLHHLVYEIVDNAIDEAMAGFCKNIDVVIHSDNSVTVTDDGRGIPVDIHPKLQKSGVEVVFTVLHAGGKFGESVYKVSGGLHGVGASVVNALSRYLEVEVYRNGKIYYQRYERGKPVCELKILGETDRTGTKVTFLPDDEIFETIEFDADVLLQRLRELAFLNKGIRITFTDEREKNPKTVELKYDGGIAEFVKYLNRNKEVLHKDPIYIEGEKNQILIEVAIQYTDEFGENIYSFANNIATIDGGTHLVGFKAAVTKAVNDYARKYNFLKAENQLLGEDIRDGMTAIVSVKIHEPQFEGQTKTKLGNSEARWAVENLVSEKLAAFLEENPDVSKRIIEKALLAAKVREEARKARELVVKRKSALESSNLPGKLADCSEKDPAKCEIFIVEGDSAGGSAKQGRDRRYQAILPLWGKMLNVEKASPDKIYSNDKLLPLIQALGCGIGNDIDLKKLRYHRVIIMADADVDGSHIRTLLLTFFYRYMRPLIENGHIYIAQPPLYKVTKGKQIRYAYNDRELQKILQEMKDAQVQRFKGLGEMNAEELWETTMDPARRILLKVELEDAVMAEEIFTILMGDKVEPRREFIEKNARYVRNLDI; from the coding sequence ATGGAAGGTGATACAAAGTTGGACAATACAAAAAACTCCAATCAGGAATACACGGCAAGCGAGATACAGGTTTTAGAAGGGCTTGAGGCTGTCAGAAAGCGCCCGGGAATGTATATAGGCTCAACATCCCAGCGCGGTCTTCATCACCTTGTCTATGAGATTGTCGACAATGCGATTGACGAGGCAATGGCAGGATTCTGCAAAAATATTGATGTTGTCATACACAGTGATAATTCTGTGACTGTAACAGACGATGGACGTGGAATTCCGGTTGATATACATCCAAAGCTTCAAAAAAGCGGGGTTGAGGTGGTTTTTACTGTTCTTCATGCAGGCGGTAAGTTTGGCGAGAGTGTATACAAGGTATCGGGTGGTCTTCACGGTGTTGGTGCATCTGTTGTAAATGCACTTTCAAGATACTTAGAAGTTGAAGTGTACAGAAACGGCAAAATTTACTATCAAAGATATGAAAGAGGAAAGCCTGTATGTGAACTCAAAATCCTGGGTGAGACGGATAGAACAGGCACAAAGGTTACATTTTTGCCCGACGATGAGATATTTGAAACAATTGAATTTGACGCAGATGTGCTTTTGCAGCGTCTTCGAGAGCTTGCATTTTTGAACAAAGGAATCAGAATCACATTTACTGATGAGAGAGAGAAGAATCCAAAAACAGTTGAGCTCAAATACGATGGTGGTATTGCCGAGTTTGTGAAGTATTTGAACCGCAACAAAGAGGTTTTGCATAAAGATCCAATCTATATAGAGGGTGAGAAAAACCAGATTTTGATTGAGGTTGCAATTCAGTACACAGACGAGTTTGGTGAAAACATCTATTCGTTTGCAAACAACATTGCAACAATAGACGGTGGTACACACCTTGTTGGTTTCAAAGCGGCTGTGACAAAGGCGGTTAATGACTATGCAAGAAAATACAATTTTTTGAAGGCAGAAAACCAGCTTCTGGGCGAGGATATCAGGGATGGCATGACAGCTATTGTGTCTGTCAAGATTCATGAGCCTCAGTTTGAAGGGCAGACCAAGACAAAGCTTGGCAACAGCGAAGCACGCTGGGCGGTTGAAAACTTAGTTTCTGAAAAGCTTGCAGCATTTTTGGAAGAAAACCCCGATGTGTCAAAAAGGATAATAGAAAAGGCGCTCCTTGCGGCAAAGGTGCGCGAAGAGGCAAGAAAGGCAAGAGAGCTTGTTGTTAAAAGAAAGTCTGCGCTGGAAAGTTCAAACCTTCCCGGCAAGCTTGCAGACTGCTCAGAAAAGGACCCGGCTAAGTGCGAGATATTCATTGTTGAGGGTGATTCTGCAGGTGGGTCTGCAAAGCAGGGAAGAGACAGGCGCTATCAGGCAATACTTCCACTTTGGGGTAAGATGCTGAATGTTGAAAAGGCAAGTCCGGATAAGATTTATTCAAACGACAAGCTGCTTCCTTTGATTCAGGCGCTCGGGTGTGGTATTGGCAATGACATTGACCTTAAAAAACTCAGATATCACAGGGTAATAATCATGGCAGATGCCGATGTTGACGGGTCACATATAAGAACCCTGCTTTTGACATTCTTTTACAGATACATGAGACCGCTTATTGAAAATGGGCACATTTACATTGCCCAGCCGCCACTTTACAAGGTAACAAAAGGAAAACAGATAAGATATGCATACAACGACAGAGAGCTTCAGAAGATTTTGCAGGAGATGAAAGATGCGCAGGTTCAGCGCTTTAAGGGACTTGGTGAGATGAACGCCGAGGAGCTGTGGGAGACCACAATGGACCCCGCAAGAAGGATTCTTTTGAAGGTTGAACTTGAGGATGCTGTGATGGCAGAGGAGATTTTTACAATCCTTATGGGCGACAAGGTTGAGCCAAGAAGAGAGTTTATTGAGAAGAATGCCAGGTATGTAAGGAATCTGGATATATAA
- the remB gene encoding extracellular matrix regulator RemB yields MFAHIGEDYVINSSELLLIMNYDIFMGSEDNQMIFERLKAEDRVVVINDDLKKSVLLLEIDGRLYAIVSPVSSTTLAKRFINFNSYVDNYLDVS; encoded by the coding sequence ATGTTTGCTCATATAGGTGAGGATTATGTTATCAACAGCTCGGAGCTTCTTTTGATAATGAACTATGATATTTTTATGGGTTCTGAAGACAACCAGATGATTTTTGAGAGGCTGAAAGCCGAAGACAGAGTTGTTGTTATAAACGATGATCTAAAAAAATCTGTGCTTCTTCTTGAAATTGATGGAAGACTCTATGCAATTGTGTCGCCGGTATCTTCAACAACACTTGCAAAAAGATTTATAAATTTCAACTCATATGTGGACAACTACCTTGATGTGTCCTGA
- the recF gene encoding DNA replication/repair protein RecF (All proteins in this family for which functions are known are DNA-binding proteins that assist the filamentation of RecA onto DNA for the initiation of recombination or recombinational repair.): protein MIIKSIYLENFRNHRERFFEFKNGINLVLGKNASGKSNLLEAIYFCFCGKSFKAKDVNLINFESEYFKLDASVFDNDFEHRILCYVDRFFQKKIMVNEKRISRLSELLEKFRFVYFEPDSTELVKQDPKVRRKFLDMEISKIYPYMIKTYQDYQKALMSRNAFLKSYDKKDIIDVYDVELAKLGYKIYKKREEIVKRLSEFTKQVWYDVFEHRSTIDIVYRASIESSSQEEYYTELKKRFEKDIKFGFTTGGVHRDDFDILINSKSAKEYASEGQIKLACIAIYLASAKLFERPILLLDDIFSELDDERKKNVLDLCRDYQAIITSAEEKENLIAAGLIEGDINVVQL from the coding sequence ATGATAATAAAAAGCATATATCTTGAGAACTTCAGAAATCACAGGGAGAGGTTTTTTGAGTTTAAAAATGGAATTAACTTGGTCTTAGGGAAAAACGCCTCAGGAAAGTCAAATCTTCTTGAGGCTATATATTTTTGCTTTTGCGGCAAGTCTTTTAAGGCAAAGGATGTAAATCTTATCAATTTTGAAAGTGAATATTTCAAGCTTGATGCTTCTGTCTTTGATAATGATTTTGAGCACAGGATACTCTGTTATGTGGACAGGTTTTTTCAGAAAAAGATAATGGTAAATGAGAAGAGAATAAGCAGATTATCCGAGCTTTTAGAAAAGTTCAGGTTTGTATATTTTGAACCCGACTCAACCGAGCTTGTAAAGCAGGACCCGAAAGTCAGGCGAAAGTTTCTGGATATGGAGATTTCAAAGATATATCCGTACATGATAAAAACCTATCAGGACTATCAAAAAGCATTGATGAGCAGAAATGCTTTTTTGAAAAGTTATGATAAAAAAGATATAATAGATGTGTACGATGTGGAGCTTGCAAAACTGGGGTATAAGATATATAAAAAGAGGGAAGAGATAGTAAAAAGGCTGTCTGAGTTTACAAAGCAGGTCTGGTACGATGTGTTTGAACACAGAAGCACAATTGATATTGTATACAGAGCATCAATAGAGTCATCAAGTCAGGAGGAGTATTATACAGAGCTCAAAAAGCGGTTTGAAAAGGACATCAAATTTGGCTTTACAACAGGTGGGGTTCACAGGGACGACTTTGATATTCTCATAAACAGTAAAAGTGCAAAGGAATATGCATCGGAAGGGCAGATCAAGCTTGCATGCATTGCAATATACCTTGCATCTGCAAAGCTATTTGAAAGACCAATTTTGCTTTTGGATGACATCTTTTCAGAGCTTGATGATGAGAGAAAAAAGAATGTTCTTGACCTTTGCAGGGATTACCAGGCAATCATAACCTCTGCAGAGGAAAAAGAGAATTTGATTGCCGCAGGCTTGATTGAAGGTGATATAAATGTTGTTCAATTGTAA
- the gyrA gene encoding DNA gyrase subunit A, with product MEELDFRIIPVEIQEEMKRSYIDYAMSVIVSRALPDVRDGLKPVHRRILYAMNEIGLTPDKPYRKSATVVGHVLAKYHPHGDAAVYESLVRMAQEFSMRHPLVDGHGNFGSVDGDPPAAMRYTEARMSKIAVEMLRDIEKETVEFMPNFDESAKEPKVLPSRFPNLLVNGSQGIAVGMATNIPPHNLAEVIDAIVYMLDHENATLDDIMKIIKGPDFPTGGYIIGKKGIRDAYSTGKGKIVVRAKAEIEHTSKGRQRIVVTELPYMVNKARLIEKIAELVQEKKIEGISDIRDESDKEGLRIVIEVKKDADANVVLKQLYKNTQLQDTFGIIMLALVDNQPKVLTLLDMLSFYIEHQKEIIIRRTRYDLKKAEERAHILEGLKKALDHIDEIISIIRSSRTVNEAKERLIERFSFTDIQAQAILDMRLQRLTGLERQKIEEELAELLRMIEYYKNVLASEAMVKEIIKKEILEIKEKYRDERRTKIIQEEHEDFDEEELIQEQDTVITLTHFGYIKRLPLDTYRSQKRGGKGITGISTREEDFVEEVFVTTTHNYILFFTDKGKVYRLRAYEVPEASRQAKGMAIVNLIQIEKDEKITACMTVKDFKEGFLMMCTKNGTIKKVLLSEFENTTRAGKKAITLADDDCLIDVKLTSGNDEMVLVSSSGYCVVFNENDVRVMGRSAKGIKGMTLEDGDFIVGMEKASDGKYLLCVTENGFGKRSDIEEYRRTRRGAKGVLTYKVTDKTGRIVDIKMVDDQDEIMLCSSSGIFIRLEVSQVPVQGRSTQGVKLMRIDGDNIRVSSIARIKD from the coding sequence ATGGAAGAGCTGGATTTCAGGATAATCCCTGTTGAGATACAGGAAGAGATGAAAAGAAGCTATATAGACTATGCGATGAGTGTAATTGTATCCCGTGCACTGCCTGATGTAAGAGACGGCTTAAAACCTGTCCACAGAAGAATCCTCTACGCCATGAACGAGATAGGGCTTACGCCCGACAAACCGTACAGAAAGTCAGCAACAGTTGTAGGGCATGTTCTGGCAAAATACCATCCGCACGGTGATGCTGCTGTTTATGAAAGCCTTGTCAGAATGGCGCAGGAGTTTTCCATGCGCCATCCGCTTGTTGACGGGCATGGAAACTTTGGATCTGTTGATGGTGACCCGCCGGCTGCTATGCGTTACACAGAGGCGCGTATGAGCAAAATAGCGGTTGAGATGCTTCGCGATATAGAAAAAGAGACAGTGGAATTTATGCCAAACTTTGATGAGTCTGCAAAAGAGCCAAAGGTTCTGCCATCGCGCTTTCCAAACCTTCTTGTAAACGGCAGCCAGGGCATTGCTGTTGGTATGGCAACAAACATCCCGCCTCACAACCTTGCAGAGGTAATAGATGCAATCGTGTACATGCTTGACCATGAAAATGCTACATTGGATGATATAATGAAGATAATAAAAGGGCCTGACTTTCCAACAGGCGGGTACATCATAGGCAAAAAGGGGATAAGGGATGCGTATTCAACAGGCAAAGGTAAGATAGTTGTCAGGGCAAAAGCTGAGATTGAACACACATCAAAGGGAAGGCAGAGAATTGTTGTTACAGAACTTCCGTACATGGTAAACAAGGCGCGGCTTATTGAAAAGATTGCCGAGCTTGTTCAGGAGAAGAAAATAGAAGGTATTTCGGACATAAGAGATGAATCTGACAAAGAGGGCTTGAGAATTGTAATAGAGGTCAAAAAGGATGCAGATGCAAATGTGGTTTTGAAGCAGCTGTACAAAAACACACAGCTTCAGGACACGTTTGGAATAATCATGCTTGCGCTTGTTGACAACCAGCCAAAGGTGCTCACACTTCTTGACATGCTAAGCTTTTATATTGAGCATCAAAAAGAAATAATTATCAGAAGAACAAGGTATGACCTTAAAAAAGCTGAAGAAAGAGCTCATATTCTGGAAGGGCTCAAAAAAGCCCTTGACCATATAGATGAGATTATTTCAATAATTCGCTCATCCAGAACTGTAAATGAGGCAAAAGAAAGGCTTATAGAAAGATTTTCATTTACTGACATACAGGCACAGGCAATACTTGATATGAGACTGCAAAGACTTACCGGGCTTGAGAGACAGAAGATTGAAGAAGAGCTTGCAGAACTTCTCAGGATGATAGAGTACTACAAAAATGTGCTTGCAAGCGAGGCAATGGTGAAGGAGATTATCAAAAAGGAAATTCTGGAGATAAAAGAAAAGTACAGAGATGAGAGAAGAACAAAGATCATACAGGAAGAACATGAGGATTTTGACGAAGAGGAGCTTATCCAGGAGCAGGATACTGTAATTACACTCACACACTTTGGATACATCAAAAGGCTTCCGCTTGACACATACAGGAGCCAGAAGCGGGGTGGAAAGGGCATAACAGGTATTTCTACCAGGGAAGAGGACTTTGTCGAAGAGGTGTTTGTCACAACAACTCATAACTACATCCTCTTTTTCACAGACAAAGGCAAGGTTTACAGGCTAAGAGCGTATGAAGTCCCCGAGGCATCAAGGCAGGCAAAAGGCATGGCGATAGTCAATCTCATACAGATCGAAAAGGATGAAAAAATCACAGCCTGTATGACAGTAAAGGATTTCAAAGAAGGATTCTTGATGATGTGTACAAAAAACGGAACAATCAAAAAGGTTTTACTTAGCGAATTTGAAAACACAACCAGGGCGGGTAAAAAAGCAATTACGCTTGCCGATGATGACTGCCTGATAGATGTAAAGCTGACATCCGGCAATGATGAAATGGTGCTTGTGTCAAGCAGTGGCTACTGTGTTGTGTTCAATGAAAATGATGTGAGGGTTATGGGAAGGTCTGCTAAAGGTATTAAAGGTATGACGCTTGAGGATGGAGATTTCATTGTGGGTATGGAAAAGGCAAGTGATGGAAAATATCTTCTGTGCGTTACAGAAAACGGATTTGGAAAAAGAAGCGACATAGAAGAATACCGCAGGACAAGACGCGGTGCAAAGGGCGTTTTGACATACAAAGTTACAGACAAGACAGGCAGGATTGTTGACATCAAGATGGTGGACGACCAGGATGAGATAATGCTGTGTTCAAGCAGCGGAATTTTTATAAGGCTTGAGGTGAGTCAGGTACCTGTTCAGGGAAGGTCAACACAGGGTGTTAAGCTCATGAGAATTGACGGGGATAATATAAGGGTTTCATC
- the dnaN gene encoding DNA polymerase III subunit beta has translation MKFVVDKDILQDNISKVIFSASSTKVTSVLECVLIEAEDVIVLTTNNMKMQIQTEFNGEILEKGAALIKAKLLADIVKKLPSGDVEIIREDNEVKVRCQKIEFRLPSLDPLDFPKMDRKPTDSFCEFTASEFEDAMEKVIFATSKDETRPTFTGVLFEREDDFVNLVGMDGHRLAINKLKPIDMDGEFSKIVPAENLDDITKIIDIEEAEKVRVSFFESQALFEIGSTSVIVTLIAGRFFDYKNVIPSEYSTKVSILSDVLESTLERASIVSKDEKTNVQAVIFEVSGMLFRAISYSADGRFEEDVMCDVEGKDIRIGFNVKYFLDVLKVLDGQIDLYITSSTSPSIVRARDDQNYIYLVLPVKMPE, from the coding sequence TTGAAATTTGTTGTGGACAAAGATATACTCCAGGACAATATTTCCAAGGTAATATTCTCTGCATCTTCAACAAAGGTTACATCAGTTCTGGAATGTGTGCTGATTGAGGCAGAGGACGTCATTGTGCTCACCACAAACAATATGAAGATGCAAATACAAACAGAATTCAATGGTGAAATTTTAGAAAAAGGTGCTGCACTTATCAAAGCAAAACTGCTTGCAGACATTGTAAAAAAGCTCCCATCCGGCGATGTTGAAATAATCAGGGAAGATAATGAAGTGAAGGTAAGGTGCCAGAAGATAGAGTTCAGACTTCCATCCTTAGATCCGCTCGATTTTCCAAAGATGGACAGAAAGCCAACTGACAGCTTCTGCGAATTTACAGCATCAGAGTTTGAAGATGCCATGGAAAAGGTTATATTCGCAACATCCAAAGATGAGACAAGACCGACATTTACAGGTGTGCTTTTTGAAAGAGAAGATGACTTTGTAAACCTTGTGGGAATGGACGGGCACAGACTTGCAATAAACAAGCTAAAACCAATTGATATGGATGGTGAATTTTCAAAGATTGTTCCTGCTGAAAACTTAGATGACATTACAAAGATAATAGACATTGAAGAGGCAGAAAAGGTGAGGGTTTCGTTTTTTGAAAGCCAGGCCTTGTTTGAAATAGGCTCAACAAGTGTAATTGTGACATTGATAGCCGGCAGGTTTTTTGATTACAAAAATGTCATTCCGTCCGAGTATTCAACAAAGGTTTCTATTCTGTCAGATGTTCTGGAAAGCACCCTTGAGAGAGCTTCGATTGTGTCAAAAGATGAAAAGACAAACGTGCAGGCTGTGATATTCGAGGTTTCGGGAATGCTGTTCAGAGCAATATCATACTCAGCAGACGGCAGGTTCGAAGAGGATGTTATGTGCGATGTTGAAGGCAAGGATATCAGAATAGGTTTTAACGTAAAGTACTTTCTGGATGTTTTGAAAGTGCTGGACGGCCAGATTGACCTTTATATAACATCAAGCACAAGTCCGTCAATTGTGCGTGCCCGTGATGACCAGAATTATATCTACCTTGTGCTGCCGGTAAAAATGCCAGAATAA